In the Gammaproteobacteria bacterium genome, one interval contains:
- the icd gene encoding NADP-dependent isocitrate dehydrogenase → MSFQHIQIPAGGETIKVNPDQTLHIPDRPIIPFIEGDGIGVDITPVMRKVVDAAVAKAYGGRRAIAWMEVYAGEKAVALYGDDTWLPDETFEAVQDCVVSIKGPLTTPVGGGIRSLNVALRQHLDLYVCLRPIRYYPGTPSPLKAPEKTDMVIFRENSEDIYAGIEWAAESPEAIRLIEFLQEHLGVKKIRFPATSGIGIKPVSREGTERLVRKAIQYAIDNDRPSVTLVHKGNIMKFTEGAFKDWGYALARHEFGAEPIDGGPWCTLKNPSTGKEIVIKDVIADAFLQQILLRPEDYSVIATMNLNGDYISDALAAQVGGIGIAPGANISDTTAMFEATHGTAPKYAGQDKVNPGSLILSAEMMLRHMGWTEAADLIVKGMGGAIAAKHVTYDFERLMEGATLLSCSGFGDALINHMD, encoded by the coding sequence ATGAGCTTCCAACATATCCAGATTCCCGCCGGCGGCGAGACCATCAAGGTCAATCCCGATCAGACCCTGCACATCCCCGACCGTCCCATCATCCCCTTCATCGAGGGTGACGGCATCGGCGTGGACATTACCCCGGTGATGCGCAAGGTGGTGGATGCGGCGGTAGCCAAGGCCTACGGTGGCCGGCGCGCCATCGCATGGATGGAGGTCTATGCCGGCGAGAAGGCCGTGGCGCTCTATGGCGACGACACCTGGCTGCCCGACGAGACCTTCGAGGCGGTGCAGGACTGCGTGGTCTCCATCAAGGGGCCCCTCACCACCCCCGTCGGTGGCGGCATCCGCTCCCTCAACGTGGCCCTGCGCCAGCATCTGGACCTCTACGTGTGCTTGCGCCCCATCCGCTACTACCCCGGCACCCCCAGTCCCCTCAAGGCGCCGGAGAAGACGGACATGGTGATCTTCCGCGAGAACTCGGAGGACATCTACGCCGGCATCGAGTGGGCCGCCGAGAGCCCCGAGGCCATCCGGCTCATCGAATTCCTGCAGGAGCATCTGGGGGTCAAGAAGATCCGCTTCCCTGCGACCAGCGGCATCGGCATCAAACCCGTTTCCCGGGAGGGTACGGAGCGGCTGGTACGTAAAGCCATCCAATACGCCATCGACAACGACAGGCCCTCGGTGACCCTGGTGCACAAGGGCAACATCATGAAATTCACCGAGGGGGCCTTCAAGGACTGGGGCTACGCCCTCGCCCGCCACGAATTCGGCGCCGAACCCATCGACGGCGGGCCTTGGTGCACCCTGAAAAACCCCAGCACGGGCAAGGAGATAGTGATCAAGGACGTCATCGCCGACGCCTTTCTGCAACAGATCCTGCTACGCCCCGAGGACTACAGCGTCATCGCCACCATGAACCTCAACGGCGACTACATCTCGGACGCCCTGGCGGCCCAGGTGGGAGGCATCGGCATCGCCCCCGGCGCCAACATCTCCGACACCACGGCGATGTTCGAGGCCACCCATGGCACGGCCCCCAAGTACGCCGGCCAGGACAAGGTGAATCCGGGCAGTCTCATTCTGTCCGCCGAGATGATGCTGCGCCATATGGGCTGGACGGAGGCCGCGGACCTCATCGTCAAGGGCATGGGCGGGGCCATCGCGGCCAAACACGTGACCTACGACTTCGAACGCCTCATGGAGGGCGCCACGCTCCTCAGCTGCTCCGGCTTCGGCGACGCCCTCATTAACCACATGGATTGA
- the clpS gene encoding ATP-dependent Clp protease adapter ClpS — protein sequence MADLPERINDDDLAVEKARPKLKVPPLFNVILLNDDYTPMDFVVEILETFFNLPRDKATRIMLQIHTEGRGTCGQYTREIAETKVHQVNMHSREHQHPLLCTMEPA from the coding sequence ATGGCTGATTTACCGGAACGCATCAATGACGATGACCTCGCCGTAGAAAAGGCGCGGCCAAAACTCAAGGTTCCCCCCCTGTTCAACGTGATTTTGTTGAACGACGACTACACGCCCATGGATTTCGTCGTCGAGATCCTGGAGACCTTCTTCAACCTGCCACGGGACAAGGCGACACGCATCATGTTGCAGATCCACACCGAGGGGCGGGGCACCTGCGGGCAGTACACGCGGGAGATCGCCGAAACGAAGGTCCACCAGGTGAATATGCATTCCCGTGAACACCAGCATCCGCTGCTGTGCACCATGGAACCGGCCTGA
- the mfd gene encoding transcription-repair coupling factor, producing MLNPFYPPSPDRAGHPVHWSRLYGGAGGLAIARAAAEHNGPLLVVAPDSLAAARLEAEIRFFGDADDDLPVLHFPDWETLPYDPFSPHQDIISERLSVLVRLAGLERGVLVVPANTLMVRLPPRSHIDGHSLVLDRGQRFDVESMRERLERSGYRCVSQVMEHGEFAVRGAIFDLFPMGSSAPYRIDLFDDEIETLRQFDPETQRSLERVDSVRLLPAREFPLDEDAIATFRQAWRREFEGDPSSCGIYRDVSNGHAPPGVEYYLPLFFDDTQTLFDYLPDHSLAIVLGEAAAGAEAFWREAAERYENRRHDREQPLLEPARLFLGPEDIEARLNRLPRVDLSTFEDPAAEAANFATRAPVALPVEARAPDPLDHFKRFRDTFGGRILLAAESAGRREALLETFADNGLRPEVVADWQAFVAGDMALAIAVAELEQGVVIEEPPLAVVTESQLFGARAAQSRRRGAPSRDAEAVVRNLTELREGAAVVHEDHGVGRYLGLTTLDVGGMTNEFLHLEYAGGDKLYVPVSSLHLISRYTGTDPDTAPLHRLGSGQWQKARRKAAEKAWDVAAELLDLQARRAARPGHAFDIDDGHYRAFAQAFPFEETPDQQTAIEQVVADMRADRPMDRLVCGDVGFGKTEVAMRAAFIAVQGGRQVAVLVPTTLLTQQHYQNFRDRFADWPVRIEHLSRFRSKKEQTATLKALTDGRVDIIIGTHKLLGSDIHFKNLGLVVIDEEHRFGVRHKERFKALRAEVDILTLTATPIPRTLNMAMSGMRDLSLIATPPAKRLSIKTFVQQWDNTVVREACQRELRRGGQVFFLHNEVDTIPRIARELAELVPEAAVGIAHGQMPERDLERVMLDFYHRRFNVLVCTTIIETGIDIPTANTIVINRADRFGLAQLHQLRGRVGRSHHRAYAYLLVPHPKAMTADAVKRLEAVESLEDLGVGFTLATHDLEIRGAGELLGQDQSGQIHEVGFSMYADLLERAVAALKAGRSPQLDRPLDHGTEVDLHIPAIIPETYVPDVHTRLIMYKRIAAADSLAALKDLKVEMIDRFGLLPEQTQTLFRITQLKLRATPLGVRKVDVGNAGGRIIFDEQPNVDPVAIINLIQDRPGEFRLEGGDRLRLLGDMPDLDSRIHALEGVFDRLTTTAVA from the coding sequence GTGCTGAATCCATTTTATCCCCCGAGCCCGGACCGCGCCGGCCATCCGGTCCACTGGAGCCGGCTGTACGGCGGTGCCGGCGGCCTGGCCATTGCCCGCGCCGCCGCGGAGCACAACGGCCCATTGCTGGTGGTGGCGCCGGATTCCCTGGCGGCGGCGCGCCTGGAGGCGGAGATACGCTTCTTCGGCGACGCCGATGACGACCTGCCGGTGCTGCATTTTCCGGACTGGGAGACCCTGCCCTACGACCCCTTCTCGCCCCACCAGGACATCATCTCCGAGCGCCTGTCGGTGCTGGTACGCCTGGCGGGACTGGAGCGGGGAGTGCTGGTGGTGCCGGCGAACACCCTGATGGTGCGCCTGCCGCCCCGCAGCCACATCGACGGCCACAGCCTGGTGCTGGACCGCGGCCAGCGCTTCGACGTGGAGTCCATGCGCGAGCGCCTGGAGAGGAGCGGCTACCGCTGCGTGAGCCAGGTGATGGAGCACGGGGAATTCGCCGTGCGGGGCGCCATCTTCGACCTCTTCCCCATGGGCAGTTCCGCGCCCTACCGCATCGACCTCTTCGACGACGAGATCGAGACCCTGCGCCAGTTCGATCCCGAGACTCAGCGTTCACTGGAGCGGGTGGATTCCGTCCGCCTGCTGCCGGCCCGGGAGTTCCCCCTGGACGAGGACGCCATCGCCACCTTCCGCCAGGCCTGGCGGCGTGAGTTCGAGGGCGACCCCAGCAGCTGCGGCATCTACCGGGATGTCTCCAACGGCCATGCGCCACCGGGAGTGGAGTACTACCTGCCGCTGTTTTTCGATGACACCCAGACTCTGTTCGACTACCTGCCGGACCACAGCCTGGCGATAGTGCTCGGGGAGGCCGCAGCGGGTGCGGAGGCCTTCTGGCGGGAGGCCGCGGAGCGCTACGAGAACCGCCGCCATGACCGCGAGCAACCCCTCCTCGAGCCCGCGCGCCTGTTCCTGGGGCCGGAGGACATCGAGGCACGACTGAACCGCCTGCCCCGGGTCGACCTCTCCACCTTCGAGGACCCGGCCGCCGAGGCCGCCAACTTCGCCACCCGCGCCCCCGTCGCCCTGCCGGTGGAGGCGCGGGCCCCGGACCCCCTCGACCACTTCAAGCGCTTCCGGGATACCTTCGGCGGGCGCATCCTGCTGGCGGCCGAGAGCGCCGGACGCCGCGAGGCCCTGCTGGAGACCTTCGCCGACAATGGCCTGCGCCCGGAGGTGGTGGCGGACTGGCAGGCCTTCGTCGCCGGCGACATGGCCCTGGCCATCGCAGTGGCCGAGCTGGAACAGGGCGTCGTCATCGAGGAACCGCCCCTGGCGGTGGTCACCGAGTCCCAGCTCTTCGGTGCCCGCGCCGCCCAGAGCCGGCGCCGCGGCGCACCCTCGCGGGACGCCGAGGCGGTGGTGCGTAACCTCACGGAGTTGCGGGAGGGCGCCGCCGTGGTGCACGAGGACCACGGCGTCGGCCGCTACCTCGGCCTCACCACCCTGGACGTGGGGGGCATGACCAACGAGTTCCTGCACCTGGAATACGCCGGCGGCGACAAGCTCTACGTGCCGGTGTCCTCGCTGCATCTCATCAGCCGCTACACCGGCACGGACCCCGACACCGCTCCCCTGCACCGCCTGGGCAGCGGCCAGTGGCAGAAGGCCAGGCGCAAGGCCGCCGAGAAGGCCTGGGACGTGGCCGCCGAGCTGCTGGACCTCCAGGCCCGCCGCGCCGCCCGCCCCGGCCATGCCTTCGACATCGACGACGGCCACTACCGCGCCTTCGCCCAGGCCTTTCCCTTCGAGGAGACCCCGGACCAGCAGACGGCCATCGAGCAGGTGGTGGCCGACATGCGCGCCGACCGCCCCATGGACCGCCTGGTGTGCGGCGACGTCGGCTTCGGCAAGACCGAGGTGGCCATGCGCGCCGCGTTCATCGCCGTGCAGGGCGGCCGCCAGGTCGCCGTCCTCGTGCCCACCACCCTGCTCACCCAACAGCACTACCAGAACTTCCGTGACCGCTTCGCCGACTGGCCGGTGCGCATCGAACATCTGTCGCGCTTCCGTTCCAAGAAGGAACAGACGGCCACCCTCAAGGCCCTGACGGACGGTCGCGTGGACATCATCATCGGCACCCACAAGCTGCTGGGCAGCGACATCCACTTCAAGAACCTGGGCCTGGTGGTGATCGACGAGGAACACCGTTTCGGGGTGCGCCACAAGGAGCGCTTCAAGGCCCTGCGGGCGGAGGTGGACATCCTCACCCTCACCGCCACCCCCATCCCCCGCACCCTCAACATGGCCATGTCGGGCATGCGCGACCTGTCCCTCATCGCCACGCCGCCGGCCAAGCGGCTGTCCATCAAGACCTTCGTCCAGCAGTGGGACAACACCGTGGTGCGCGAGGCCTGCCAGCGCGAGTTGCGGCGCGGCGGCCAGGTGTTCTTCCTTCACAACGAGGTGGACACCATCCCGCGCATCGCCCGCGAGCTGGCGGAACTGGTGCCCGAGGCCGCGGTGGGCATCGCCCACGGCCAGATGCCGGAACGCGATCTGGAGCGGGTGATGCTGGATTTCTACCACCGGCGATTCAACGTGCTGGTGTGCACCACCATCATCGAGACCGGCATCGACATCCCCACCGCCAACACCATCGTCATCAACCGCGCCGACCGCTTCGGCCTGGCCCAGCTCCACCAGTTGCGTGGCCGCGTGGGGCGCTCCCACCACCGCGCCTACGCCTACCTGCTGGTGCCCCATCCCAAGGCCATGACCGCGGACGCCGTGAAGCGGCTGGAGGCGGTGGAGTCCCTCGAGGACCTGGGGGTGGGCTTCACCCTGGCCACCCACGACCTGGAGATCCGCGGCGCCGGCGAACTGCTGGGCCAGGACCAGAGCGGCCAGATCCATGAGGTGGGCTTCTCCATGTACGCCGATCTGCTGGAGCGCGCCGTGGCGGCCCTCAAGGCCGGCCGCAGTCCTCAGCTCGACCGCCCGCTGGACCATGGCACCGAGGTGGACCTCCACATCCCGGCCATCATCCCCGAGACCTACGTGCCCGACGTCCACACCCGCCTCATCATGTACAAGCGCATCGCCGCCGCCGACTCCCTGGCGGCCCTAAAGGACCTCAAGGTGGAGATGATCGACCGCTTCGGCCTGCTGCCGGAGCAGACCCAGACCCTGTTCCGCATCACCCAGCTCAAGCTCCGGGCGACGCCTCTGGGCGTACGCAAGGTGGACGTGGGCAACGCCGGCGGGCGCATCATCTTCGACGAGCAGCCCAACGTGGATCCCGTGGCCATCATCAACCTCATCCAGGACCGCCCCGGCGAGTTTCGTCTCGAGGGCGGCGACCGCCTGCGTCTTCTCGGAGACATGCCGGACCTGGACAGCCGCATCCACGCCCTGGAAGGGGTCTTCGATCGCCTCACCACCACCGCGGTGGCGTGA
- a CDS encoding CsiV family protein: MARSRRFPPLLMAVMAWLAPGAAPAQDAPAIPWFTVEVVVFAHKGTAGLGEEIWPEAPGRPDLTAAVPLTPDGMPLVDTAAGKMSPLLPATAGGRQLTGIVRALRRSSTYEPLVHMAWRQAGRDERHATSILVRVGPPNEAPLLEGTLRVHLSRYLHLRADLVYARDIPPGRPDETGPVDTPAAADGGAAAPRPANAVFRLSQSRRMRSGEIHYVDHPVFGLIAEIRRYKFPEPEPPVPVTGRSDEPSATAPSP; this comes from the coding sequence ATGGCAAGGTCCCGACGATTCCCTCCCCTGCTCATGGCGGTCATGGCCTGGCTGGCGCCCGGGGCCGCGCCGGCCCAGGATGCCCCCGCTATCCCGTGGTTCACGGTGGAGGTGGTGGTATTCGCCCATAAGGGGACCGCGGGACTCGGTGAGGAGATCTGGCCCGAGGCCCCCGGCCGGCCGGACCTCACCGCCGCCGTGCCCCTGACACCGGACGGCATGCCCCTGGTGGACACCGCCGCCGGCAAAATGTCGCCCCTCCTCCCCGCCACCGCCGGTGGACGCCAGCTCACGGGCATCGTGCGCGCCCTCAGGCGTTCATCGACCTATGAGCCCCTGGTCCACATGGCCTGGCGCCAGGCCGGGCGCGACGAGCGGCACGCCACCTCCATCCTGGTGCGCGTCGGCCCGCCCAACGAAGCGCCGCTGCTGGAAGGAACCCTGCGGGTCCACCTGTCCCGTTACCTGCATCTCCGCGCCGACCTGGTCTACGCCCGGGACATCCCCCCGGGACGACCCGATGAGACAGGCCCGGTCGATACGCCGGCGGCGGCGGACGGCGGCGCAGCCGCGCCCCGGCCGGCCAATGCCGTCTTTCGCCTCAGCCAGAGCCGGCGCATGCGCTCCGGCGAGATCCACTACGTGGACCACCCCGTCTTCGGCCTCATCGCCGAGATCCGACGCTACAAGTTTCCCGAGCCGGAGCCCCCGGTGCCCGTGACCGGCCGGTCTGACGAACCGTCGGCTACCGCTCCTAGCCCGTGA
- a CDS encoding IS110 family transposase yields MSVYIGIDVAARSFDLLCRRDGKNSKVYTFPQTAQGHAQAIRKLQALQPAGIVLEATGIYYLDLALALHEAGLPVSVINPRSFRHFAEITLRGSKTDPLDTALLAEYAERMTPRRWTPPPSTYRALRDFGRHLNRLMDARTQAKNHLHALKAQRGTPALLIEDAEESIAQLDQRIERVQQAAQDLIQQTPELAQHQAHLCAATGLAAASSLALLAELSTLPRDLKAKQVARHAGLDVRLHESGSSVHRPGRLAKTGNAYLRSALYMPAMVAIVHDPYAKAFYNALVARGKKRIQALCAVMRKYLTGIWACMQHDQPFDSSKLFSDQHLQTA; encoded by the coding sequence ATGAGCGTTTATATCGGCATTGATGTCGCCGCACGCTCCTTCGACTTGCTCTGCCGTCGTGACGGCAAGAACAGTAAGGTCTACACCTTCCCACAGACTGCCCAAGGTCACGCCCAGGCGATCCGCAAGCTGCAGGCGCTGCAACCGGCGGGCATCGTGCTGGAGGCCACTGGCATCTACTACCTGGACCTCGCGCTGGCCCTGCACGAGGCCGGGCTGCCGGTGTCCGTGATCAACCCGCGCAGCTTCCGGCATTTCGCCGAAATTACGCTGCGCGGCAGTAAGACCGACCCGCTCGACACCGCCCTGTTGGCCGAATACGCCGAACGCATGACGCCTAGGCGCTGGACCCCGCCGCCATCGACCTATCGGGCCCTACGCGACTTCGGCCGGCATCTCAACCGCCTAATGGACGCGCGGACCCAGGCCAAGAACCACCTGCACGCCCTGAAGGCGCAACGGGGCACGCCAGCCCTGCTGATCGAGGATGCCGAGGAAAGCATCGCTCAACTGGACCAACGCATCGAACGGGTGCAACAAGCGGCCCAGGACTTGATCCAGCAGACCCCCGAGCTGGCGCAACATCAGGCCCATCTCTGTGCCGCCACCGGCCTCGCGGCAGCCAGCAGCCTGGCTCTGCTGGCCGAGCTATCCACACTGCCCAGGGACCTGAAGGCCAAACAAGTCGCTCGTCATGCTGGGCTGGACGTGCGCCTGCATGAGTCGGGCTCTAGCGTCCATCGACCCGGGCGCCTAGCCAAGACCGGCAATGCCTACCTGCGTAGCGCCCTGTACATGCCAGCGATGGTGGCGATCGTGCATGACCCGTATGCCAAGGCGTTCTATAACGCTCTGGTGGCCCGGGGCAAAAAGCGGATCCAAGCCTTGTGCGCCGTCATGCGCAAGTACCTCACCGGAATCTGGGCCTGCATGCAGCATGATCAGCCTTTCGACTCCTCCAAGCTGTTTAGCGATCAGCATCTCCAAACCGCTTGA
- the clpA gene encoding ATP-dependent Clp protease ATP-binding subunit ClpA, producing MLSKELEYTLNSAFRAARDKRHEFVTVEHLLLALVDEPAASRVLRSCGADLERLRAELLEFVDQNTPLLGPDEDRETQPTLGFQRVLQRAVFHVQSSGKKEVTGANVLVAIFGERESQAVYFLSKQDISRLDVVKFLSHGISKVSGAEESEDAGLAGDDEKPAEGGSNSPLENYAINLNEQALLGKIDPLIGRRDEVQRTVQILCRRRKNNPLFVGEAGVGKTAIAEGLAKMVVDGAVPEILSNAVIYSLDLGALLAGTKYRGDFEKRLKALLAQLRKEEGAILFIDEIHTIIGAGAASGGVMDASNLIKPMLASGELKCVGSTTYQEYRGIFEKDRALARRFQKIDISEPSVDDTVKILEGLKSRFEEHHQVKYSRQALRTAAELADRYINDRHLPDKAIDIIDEAGARQRLIPPSRRRKTIGVGEVESIVAKMARIPEKSVSRNDKDVLRNLERDLKMVVYGQEEAISTLGTAIKMTRSGLGNQDKPIGSFLFAGPTGVGKTEVTRQMARIMGIELVRFDMSEYMERHTVSRLIGAPPGYVGFDQGGLLTDAINKHPHSVLLLDEIEKAHPDVFNLLLQVMDHGTLTDNNGRKADFRNVILVMTTNAGAERLSRASIGFTRQDHSGDSREAIEKTFTPEFRNRLDAIVNFKPLDPATIGSVVDKFVFELEAQLQDKNVTLEVSEEARAWLAANGYDPLMGARPMARLIQEKIKKGLAEELLFGKLEKGGHVRIDSDGDDIVFEFELEELVGDL from the coding sequence ATGTTGAGCAAAGAACTCGAATACACGCTGAATTCCGCCTTCAGGGCGGCCCGTGACAAGCGCCATGAGTTCGTCACGGTGGAACACCTGCTGCTGGCCCTGGTGGACGAGCCTGCGGCCTCCAGGGTGCTGCGCTCCTGCGGTGCGGATCTGGAGCGCCTGCGCGCCGAGCTGCTGGAATTCGTCGACCAGAACACCCCCCTGCTGGGGCCGGACGAGGACCGCGAGACCCAGCCCACCCTGGGCTTTCAGCGGGTGCTGCAGCGGGCGGTCTTCCACGTCCAGTCATCGGGCAAGAAGGAGGTCACGGGCGCCAACGTGCTGGTGGCCATCTTCGGCGAGCGGGAGTCCCAGGCCGTATACTTCCTGTCCAAACAGGACATCTCCCGCCTCGACGTGGTGAAGTTCCTCTCCCACGGCATCTCCAAGGTATCCGGGGCCGAGGAGAGCGAGGATGCGGGTCTGGCCGGCGACGACGAGAAGCCTGCCGAGGGCGGCTCCAACAGCCCCCTGGAAAACTACGCCATCAACCTCAACGAGCAGGCCCTGCTGGGCAAGATAGACCCTCTCATCGGGCGCCGCGACGAGGTCCAGCGCACGGTGCAGATCCTGTGCCGGCGGCGCAAGAACAACCCCCTGTTCGTGGGCGAGGCGGGGGTCGGCAAGACCGCCATCGCCGAGGGCCTGGCCAAGATGGTGGTGGACGGGGCGGTGCCGGAGATCCTCTCCAATGCCGTCATCTACAGCCTCGACCTCGGGGCCCTGCTCGCCGGCACCAAGTACCGCGGCGACTTCGAGAAGCGCCTCAAGGCCCTGCTGGCCCAGCTCCGCAAGGAGGAAGGAGCGATCCTGTTCATCGACGAGATCCACACCATCATCGGTGCCGGCGCCGCTTCCGGCGGCGTCATGGACGCCTCCAACCTCATCAAGCCCATGCTGGCCTCGGGCGAACTCAAGTGCGTGGGCTCCACCACCTACCAGGAATACCGCGGCATCTTCGAGAAGGACCGCGCCCTGGCCCGGCGTTTCCAGAAGATCGACATCAGCGAGCCATCGGTGGACGACACGGTGAAGATCCTCGAGGGCCTCAAGTCTCGCTTCGAGGAGCACCACCAGGTGAAATACTCCCGCCAGGCCCTGCGCACCGCCGCCGAGCTGGCGGACCGTTACATCAACGACCGCCACCTGCCGGACAAGGCCATCGACATCATCGACGAGGCCGGCGCCCGCCAGCGCCTGATACCACCGTCGCGACGCCGCAAGACCATCGGCGTGGGCGAGGTGGAATCCATCGTCGCCAAGATGGCCCGCATCCCCGAAAAGAGCGTGTCCCGCAACGACAAGGATGTACTGCGCAACCTTGAGCGTGACCTCAAGATGGTGGTCTACGGCCAGGAGGAAGCCATCTCCACCCTCGGAACGGCCATCAAGATGACCCGCTCCGGCCTCGGCAACCAGGACAAGCCCATCGGCTCCTTCCTGTTCGCCGGCCCCACCGGCGTGGGCAAGACCGAGGTGACCCGCCAGATGGCCCGCATCATGGGCATCGAGCTGGTGCGCTTCGACATGTCCGAGTACATGGAGCGCCACACGGTATCCCGGCTCATCGGTGCCCCGCCGGGCTACGTGGGCTTCGACCAGGGCGGGCTGCTCACCGATGCCATCAACAAGCATCCCCACTCGGTGCTGTTGCTGGACGAGATCGAGAAGGCCCACCCGGACGTGTTCAATCTGCTGCTGCAGGTCATGGACCACGGTACCCTCACCGACAACAACGGCCGCAAGGCGGACTTCCGCAACGTCATCCTGGTGATGACCACCAACGCGGGCGCCGAGCGCCTGAGCCGGGCCTCCATTGGCTTCACCCGGCAGGACCACTCCGGGGACTCCAGGGAGGCCATTGAGAAGACCTTCACACCGGAGTTCCGCAACCGCCTGGATGCCATCGTCAACTTCAAGCCCCTGGACCCCGCCACCATCGGCAGCGTCGTGGACAAGTTCGTGTTCGAGTTGGAGGCCCAGCTCCAGGACAAGAACGTCACCCTCGAGGTGTCCGAGGAGGCGCGGGCCTGGCTGGCCGCCAACGGCTACGACCCCCTCATGGGTGCGCGGCCCATGGCCCGGCTCATCCAGGAGAAGATAAAGAAAGGGCTGGCCGAAGAGCTGCTCTTTGGTAAGCTCGAGAAGGGCGGCCATGTGCGCATCGACAGCGACGGCGACGATATCGTCTTCGAATTCGAACTCGAGGAGTTGGTGGGCGACCTCTGA
- a CDS encoding ABC transporter substrate-binding protein — MKKPFLAATAVLLFAATAAQAQPYGARAYHPGYAPQGAPMARPAQAPSEVETPEQILRQGLDRMQGFLSQGSLDPQELLAFLDNEIAPYFDFPLMSRWVLGRGYDQMSEGQKSEFTQRLKGMFFSALAKNLKALSNPPPRIDIFGSRVRRDARQVAVGALVRGSMYEQPVRLQFRFYRGNSGWKVFDVTANGISAVSYYRQQFNQMRQPYYR, encoded by the coding sequence ATGAAAAAGCCATTTCTGGCAGCTACGGCAGTGCTCTTGTTCGCGGCAACCGCGGCCCAGGCCCAACCCTACGGGGCTCGCGCCTACCACCCCGGTTACGCCCCCCAGGGCGCCCCCATGGCGCGCCCGGCCCAGGCCCCTTCTGAGGTGGAGACACCCGAGCAGATACTGCGCCAGGGACTCGACCGCATGCAGGGCTTCCTATCCCAGGGCAGCCTCGACCCTCAGGAACTGCTCGCCTTCCTGGATAACGAGATCGCGCCCTACTTCGACTTTCCGCTCATGTCCCGCTGGGTACTGGGGCGCGGCTATGACCAGATGAGCGAGGGTCAGAAGAGCGAGTTCACCCAGCGCCTCAAGGGCATGTTCTTCAGCGCCCTGGCCAAGAACCTCAAGGCCCTGTCCAACCCGCCGCCCCGTATCGATATCTTCGGTTCCCGCGTGCGACGCGACGCCCGTCAGGTCGCCGTGGGGGCCCTGGTGCGAGGTTCCATGTACGAGCAGCCGGTACGCCTGCAGTTCCGCTTCTACCGCGGCAACTCCGGCTGGAAGGTCTTCGACGTCACGGCCAACGGCATCAGTGCGGTCAGCTACTACCGCCAGCAGTTCAACCAGATGCGCCAGCCCTACTATCGCTAA
- a CDS encoding CDGSH iron-sulfur domain-containing protein produces the protein MPDPRCAGTTPYVLELEPGDYFWCACGRSRNQPFCDGSHAGTDITPLMFTVTEQRKRGYCACKQTATPPYCDGSHKGLQP, from the coding sequence ATGCCCGACCCCCGTTGTGCCGGCACCACGCCTTACGTGCTGGAACTCGAGCCCGGCGACTATTTCTGGTGCGCCTGTGGCCGCTCCCGCAACCAACCGTTTTGTGACGGCTCCCATGCGGGCACGGACATCACGCCGTTGATGTTCACCGTGACCGAGCAGCGCAAGCGCGGCTACTGCGCCTGCAAGCAGACGGCCACTCCACCTTACTGCGACGGCAGCCACAAGGGATTGCAGCCCTGA
- a CDS encoding DsrE family protein, whose product MKISGIGHTAALRSPLAASWLRRSLVVLTLLLAALPGARAEGGGATVVEPPYEDPKVVVEFYFDRPEKAAGALHWLRAFINPLMEEPYGMAPEFMNIVVVIHGTELVTVANRNYDKYKTIVDRMKYYAQLGVKFRVCGLAAEDYGYTPADLQDFIEVAPSAMTELVHWQQQGYALLIPQVPEKHFTIEEIR is encoded by the coding sequence ATGAAGATATCCGGCATCGGACACACCGCGGCACTGCGGTCGCCACTGGCGGCGTCTTGGCTCCGGCGCTCGCTTGTGGTTCTCACCCTGCTGCTGGCCGCCCTTCCCGGGGCCCGCGCGGAAGGCGGCGGTGCCACCGTGGTGGAACCGCCCTACGAAGACCCCAAGGTGGTCGTCGAATTCTACTTCGACCGTCCCGAGAAGGCCGCCGGTGCCCTGCACTGGCTACGTGCCTTCATCAACCCGCTGATGGAAGAGCCCTACGGCATGGCGCCGGAGTTCATGAACATCGTGGTGGTCATCCATGGCACCGAGCTGGTCACCGTTGCCAATCGGAACTATGACAAGTACAAGACCATCGTGGACCGCATGAAATACTACGCCCAGTTGGGCGTCAAATTCAGAGTATGCGGGCTGGCGGCGGAGGATTACGGCTACACGCCGGCGGATCTCCAGGACTTCATCGAAGTGGCGCCGTCCGCCATGACCGAGCTGGTCCACTGGCAGCAGCAAGGCTACGCGCTGCTGATCCCGCAGGTACCGGAGAAGCATTTCACCATCGAAGAAATACGCTAG